One Saimiri boliviensis isolate mSaiBol1 chromosome 17, mSaiBol1.pri, whole genome shotgun sequence genomic window carries:
- the LOC120366860 gene encoding uncharacterized protein LOC120366860: MTHCCSPCCQPTCCRTTCWKPTCVTSCSSTPCCQPSCCVSSCCQPCCRPTCCQNTCCRTTCCQPTCVTTCCQPTCVTSCCQPSCCSTPCCQPTCCGSSCCGQTSCGSSCGQTSSCAPVYCTRTCYHPTCVCLPGCLNQSCGSSCCQPCCRPACCETTCCRTTCCQPTCVTSCCQPSCC, encoded by the coding sequence ATGACCCACTGCTGCTCCCCTTGCTGCCAGCCTACGTGCTGCAGGACCACCTGCTGGAAGCCCACCTGTGTGACCAGCTGCAGCAGCACACCCTGCTGCCAGCCCTCCTGCTGTGTGTCCAGCTGCTGCCAACCTTGCTGCCGCCCAACTTGCTGTCAAAACACCTGCTGCAGGACCACCTGCTGCCAGCCCACCTGTGTGACCACCTGCTGCCAGCCTACCTGTGTGACCAGCTGCTGCCAGCCTTCCTGCTGCAGCACACCCTGCTGCCAGCCCACATGCTGTGGGTCCAGCTGCTGTGGCCAAACCAGCTGTGGGTCCAGCTGTGGCCAGACCAGCTCCTGTGCACCTGTGTACTGCACGAGAACCTGCTACCACCCCACGTGTGTCTGCCTGCCTGGTTGCCTAAACCAGAGCTGTGGATCCAGCTGCTGCCAGCCCTGCTGCCGCCCAGCCTGCTGTGAGACCACCTGCTGCAGGACCACCTGCTGCCAGCCCACCTGTGTGACCAGCTGCTGCCAGCCTTCCTGCTGCTGA
- the KRTAP16-1 gene encoding keratin-associated protein 16-1: protein MSGSCCSRKCFSVPAISLCSTDVSCRGPICLPSSCQSQTWQLVTCEDSCGSSSCGPQCCQPSCPVSSCAQPLCCEPAACEPSCSVSSCCQPVFCETTTCEPSCSVSSCCQPVCFEATICEPSCSVSSCAQPVCCEPAICEPSCSVSSCCQPVCSEATCCQPVLCVPTSCQPILCKSSCCQPVVCEPSCCPAVCTVPSSCQPVVCEPACCQPVCPTPTCSVTSSCQAVCCDPSPCEPSCSESSVCQPATCMALVCEPVCLRPVCCVQSPCEPPCVPSTCQEPSCCVSSICQPICSEPSPCSPAACVPNPCQPTCYVVKRCRSVCPEPISCPSTSCQPLSCRPGSSASVICRPTCPKTFYIPSSCKRPCSALGSYRQLSRPICRPICSGLLTYRQPYVTSISYRPACYRPCYSILRRPACVTSYSYRPVCSRLSCTESDSSKRACKKSTSSQLDCVDSTPCKADVSEEGPCQPTEAKPISPTTREAVAAQPAASKPANC, encoded by the coding sequence ATGTCTGGCAGTTGCTGTTCTAGGAAATGCTTCTCCGTGCCAGCCATCTCTCTCTGCTCCACTGATGTGAGCTGCAGAGGCCCCATCTGCCTGCCCAGTTCCTGCCAGAGCCAGACGTGGCAGCTGGTGACTTGTGAAGATAGCTGTGGATCATCCAGCTGCGGGCCACAGTGCTGTCAACCCTCCTGTCCCGTGAGCAGCTGTGCCCAACCCCTGTGCTGTGAGCCTGCTGCGTGTGAGCCTTCTTGCTCTGTGAGCAGCTGCTGCCAACCCGTGTTCTGCGAGACCACCACCTGTGAGCCTTCTTGCTCTGTGAGCAGCTGCTGCCAACCCGTGTGCTTCGAGGCCACCATCTGTGAGCCTTCTTGCTCCGTGAGCAGCTGTGCTCAACCTGTGTGCTGTGAGCCTGCTATTTGTGAGCCTTCTTGCTCTGTGAGCAGCTGCTGCCAACCTGTATGCTCTGAAGCCACTTGCTGCCAACCAGTCCTATGTGTGCCCACTTCCTGCCAGCCCATTCTCTGCAAATCCAGCTGCTGCCAGCCAGTCGTCTGTGAGCCCAGCTGCTGCCCAGCTGTCTGCACCGTGCCTAGTTCCTGCCAACCTGTGGTCTGTGAGCCTGCCTGCTGTCAGCCGGTGTGCCCCACACCTACCTGCTCTGTGACCAGCAGCTGCCAGGCTGTCTGCTGTGACCCCAGCCCTTGTGAGCCATCTTGCTCAGAGTCTAGCGTCTGTCAGCCAGCTACCTGCATGGCTCTGGTCTGTGAGCCAGTTTGCCTCCGCCCTGTCTGCTGTGTTCAGAGCCCATGTGAGCCACCTTGTGTCCCCAGCACGTGCCAAGAGCCTTCTTGTTGTGTCTCCAGTATCTGCCAACCCATCTGCTCTGAGCCCAGCCCCTGCTCACCAGCTGCCTGTGTGCCCAATCCATGCCAACCTACTTGCTATGTAGTCAAGCGCTGTCGTTCTGTCTGCCCCGAGCCAATTTCCTGTCCATCTACCTCCTGCCAGCCTCTTTCCTGCCGTCCAGGATCTTCTGCATCTGTCATCTGCCGACCAACTTGCCCTAAGACCTTCTACATACCTAGTTCCTGCAAACGGCCTTGTAGTGCTCTGGGTTCCTACCGCCAGCTCTCCCGTCCGATCTGCCGCCCGATCTGCTCTGGACTCCTCACCTATAGGCAGCCATACGTGACCTCCATCTCCTACCGTCCTGCCTGCTACCGCCCATGCTACTCCATCCTGCGCCGCCCGGCCTGTGTCACTTCCTACTCTTACCGCCCAGTCTGCTCCCGCCTGTCTTGCACGGAGTCCGACTCTTCCAAACGGGCTTGCAAAAAATCCACGTCCAGCCAACTGGATTGTGTTGACTCAACCCCCTGCAAGGCGGATGTTTCAGAGGAGGGTCCCTGCCAGCCCACTGAGGCCAAACCCATCAGCCCAACCACCCGTGAGGCCGTAGCAGCTCAGCCCGCTGCCAGCAAGCCTGCCAACTGCTAA
- the KRTAP17-1 gene encoding keratin-associated protein 17-1 encodes MGCCPGDCFTCCTQEQNCCEECCCQPACCGCCGSCCGCGGSGCGGSGCGGSCCGSSCCGSGCGGGGCGGCGGGCCGSGCCGSSCCGCCAPVCCQPTPVCDTK; translated from the coding sequence ATGGGGTGCTGCCCTGGGGACTGCTTCACCTGCTGCACTCAGGAGCAAAACTGCTGTGAAGAGTGCTGCTGTCAGCCGGCCTGCTGCGGCTGTTGCGGCTCCTGCTGTGGCTGTGGGGGCTCTGGCTGCGGGGGCTCTGGCTGCGGGGGCAGCTGCTGTGGATCGTCCTGCTGTGGATCTGGCTGTGGGGGTGGAGGCTGCGGAGGCTGCGGAGGTGGCTGCTGCGGGTCCGGTTGTTGTGGGTCCAGCTGCTGCGGGTGCTGTGCACCTGTGTGCTGCCAGCCCACACCTGTGTGCGACACAAAATGA
- the KRTAP29-1 gene encoding keratin-associated protein 29-1 translates to MGDSSGPGNTTALPAVPTISTCPIRGGFQHAICLPSSCHSRTWQLATCQESCQPSNSAPCGCDPASCQPTCLPGTSCVGFVCQPVCFCAACHQSGTGQPPRLVSSCQPPCSEPMSCQEECCDASPCPQSSCREPGCMSGSCQAACGQSVGCDAGSCQPSCSEVTSCAETSCLPTICTASPCQPTCCQGSSCQPVSGEVQPCKSTYYQPICCIFKPCQPVLCIPVPCQPSTCVFGSCNTTCCVPSLCQPLHCQPAPSIRFIYQPVANCQAPCSAKNSCKPASCDTVISGQPTCDGPTSYNQSGCKSACCVTGLGASPSGGSNCLPTSCQPSCESSFCKGTLC, encoded by the coding sequence ATGGGAGACAGCAGTGGTCCTGGAAACACCACGGCCCTTCCAGCTGTGCCCACCATCTCCACATGCCCAATTAGAGGCGGTTTTCAACATGCTATCTGTTTGCCTAGTTCCTGCCACAGCAGGACGTGGCAATTGGCCACATGCCAGGAAAGCTGTCAGCCATCCAACAGTGCCCCATGTGGCTGTGATCCTGCTTCGTGTCAACCCACCTGCCTTCCAGGAACGTCGTGTGTGGGTTTTGTTTGCCAACCCGTGTGCTTCTGTGCAGCCTGCCATCAGTCCGGCACTGGTCAGCCTCCTCGTCTGGTTAGCTCATGTCAACCACCCTGCTCGGAACCTATGAGTTGTCAGGAAGAGTGCTGCGATGCCAGTCCCTGCCCACAAAGCTCCTGCCGGGAACCTGGCTGCATGTCTGGGTCATGTCAGGCAGCTTGTGGCCAATCAGTCGGCTGTGATGCCGGATCCTGCCAACCATCCTGCTCTGAAGTGACCTCCTGTGCTGAAACTTCTTGCCTACCAACCATCTGTACAGCTAGCCCATGCCAACCAACCTGCTGCCAAGGAAGTTCCTGTCAACCTGTCAGTGGTGAAGTCCAGCCCTGTAAATCAACTTATTATCAACCCATCTGCTGTATTTTCAAGCCTTGCCAACCAGTCCTCTGCATACCCGTTCCCTGCCAGCCATCAACTTGTGTGTTTGGTTCTTGCAATACTACTTGCTGCGTGCCTTCCCTTTGCCAGCCACTTCACTGCCAACCGGCTCCTTCCATACGCTTCATCTACCAGCCAGTGGCTAACTGCCAGGCCCCTTGTTCTGCAAAGAACTCTTGCAAACCAGCTTCCTGTGACACTGTGATTTCTGGCCAACCAACTTGTGATGGACCCACTTCCTACAACCAGAGTGGCTGCAAATCAGCTTGCTGTGTGACAGGTTTGGGTGCATCACCCAGTGGTGGCTCCAATTGCTTGCCGACTTCATGCCAACCCAGCTGTGAGTCCAGCTTCTGCAAGGGAACACTTTGTTAA